CGGTCCTGAGCCCTTGCCGATGCAGCCGGAACAGAATACTTAACGCTCGTGGACCGACGACGGAGATCACCGCCTCGATCTTCTCGGCGTTGATCTTGGCGATCAGGTCGCCGGAGCGATCCACCTCCTCGACCTGGTTCTCCGCGTTCACCTGCCGGACGCGGAACGGGTCCGTGCGGGTGGCATTGCCCAGGATCGCTCCGCCACCCACGGAGAGGTTTTCGACAACCTGCGGAGTGAGTTTGAACAGGCCGCCCTCGGGATAGCGATCCGGAGCCAGCAGCCCATCAAACCCGTCGCGAATGCCGACGACCTCCCAACCGAGTTCGTTCGCCGCGAGGACAACGCCGGCAAGGACAGCATTGAGCCCCGGGACGTAGCCGCCACCAAGGTTTATGGCGATGCGTTTCGTTGGTGTTATCATGATCGTGCCTCTGTGGGCAAACTCTCCCACTGTCGGAGCGTCGAAGTCCGAGCCGGAGCGCCCACGCCGCGAGAAGTTGACGTGCTATTTCTTGCCGACAGCTTTTGCGGCGGCAGCGGCCTGAGCGTCAGCCATCCGCTTCCTGATTACGGGGCGCAGATCCTCGCCGAATCCGGCAAGCACACCGCCGTCCACAGCCAGCATCTGGCCGGTGATCATGGCGGCGCGATCGCTGGCGAGGAAGCTCACGGCCTCGCCGATTTCTTCGATCGTGCAGAAACGTCCCAGAGGAACCAATCTCTTGACCGTCATTTCCCTATACTCAGGCGTTGTACCCGCTTCCATCAGCGGCGTGTGAACACCACCAGGACAAACCGTGTTGACCGTGATATGGGAATCCGCCAGCTCCCAGGCCAGGTGCTGGTTCAGGCCTGCGACGCCGTGCTTGGACACCGTGTATTCCACGCTTCCGAAAAAGGTCATTCTTATCCCTGCCGTGGAGCCGATGTTCACGATACGGCCCTTGCCCTGCTTCATCATCTGTGGAATGACCGCCTGACAGCAGAGGAATACGCCTTTTAAGTTCACGCCCAACACCCGGTCCCACTG
The genomic region above belongs to Phycisphaerae bacterium and contains:
- a CDS encoding SDR family oxidoreductase, whose amino-acid sequence is MELKGKTAIVTGSARGIGEGIAMVLAREGANIVVNSRKKEECADVVKKIVSSGGKAIAVAADVSKKADVTAMAAETVKQFGAIDILVNNAGIEGHPCLAKDLSEEQWDRVLGVNLKGVFLCCQAVIPQMMKQGKGRIVNIGSTAGIRMTFFGSVEYTVSKHGVAGLNQHLAWELADSHITVNTVCPGGVHTPLMEAGTTPEYREMTVKRLVPLGRFCTIEEIGEAVSFLASDRAAMITGQMLAVDGGVLAGFGEDLRPVIRKRMADAQAAAAAKAVGKK